One segment of Leptodactylus fuscus isolate aLepFus1 chromosome 7, aLepFus1.hap2, whole genome shotgun sequence DNA contains the following:
- the FGF19 gene encoding fibroblast growth factor 19 codes for MWRKKLSQMLGCVVLVELLLVLGARGMPRFDAGPHVRHGWGESIRIRRLSTGRKHGQESYLRIHDDGRVDGEKHQSAHSVLEMRAVAAGLVVIKGTHSSLYLCMASDGTLYGMINYSPDDCSFKEEILPDGYNTYTSPKYGLVVSLSKDKQRQQSKGKASLSHFLPRKASASSELNLDIGEDDGFQYDSDSKNIHNVESMDPLRLVYQRSFHKK; via the exons ATGTGGAGGAAGAAGCTGTCTCAGATGCTGGGATGCGTGGTGTTGGTGGAGCTGCTGCTTGTATTGGGGGCTCGCGGGATGCCCCGTTTTGACGCGGGGCCACATGTGCGCCATGGCTGGGGGGAGTCTATACGGATAAGGAGACTGTCCACGGGCCGGAAGCACGGACAGGAGAGCTATCTCCGGATACACGACGACGGCAGGGTGGACGGGGAGAAGCATCAGAGCGCTCACA GTGTACTCGAAATGCGAGCGGTGGCAGCCGGACTGGTGGTCATTAAGGGAACACACTCTTCTCTATATCTCTGCATGGCGAGTGACGGCACGCTTTATGGGATG ATCAATTATTCCCCCGATGACTGCAGCTTCAAAGAAGAAATCCTTCCTGATGGATACAACACCTACACGTCCCCAAAGTATGGCCTGGTCGTCTCCCTGAGCAAGGACAAGCAGAGGCAACAATCCAAGGGTAAAGCCAGTCTGTCCCACTTCTTGCCCCGAAAGGCTTCGGCCTCCTCCGAGCTGAACCTGGATATTGGGGAAGACGATGGATTTCAGTATGACAGTGACAGTAAGAACATCCACAATGTGGAGAGTATGGACCCCCTGAGGCTCGTGTACCAGCGGAGCTTTCACAAAAAATAG